The Desulfobacterales bacterium genome window below encodes:
- a CDS encoding AbrB/MazE/SpoVT family DNA-binding domain-containing protein encodes MKPISVTVSGRGYVVLPAHLRKEMKITSGSKILINKEKDKLILEIVPSFTKKLSGLTGKTIGDRPETVDEFIDGEREERLP; translated from the coding sequence ATGAAACCAATCAGCGTTACAGTTTCCGGCAGAGGATATGTTGTTTTGCCTGCACATCTAAGAAAGGAAATGAAGATCACATCCGGATCAAAAATTCTAATTAATAAAGAAAAAGACAAACTTATTCTGGAAATAGTTCCGTCCTTTACAAAAAAATTATCCGGACTCACAGGGAAGACAATAGGCGACAGGCCTGAAACCGTGGATGAATTCATCGACGGGGAACGGGAAGAGAGGCTTCCTTGA
- a CDS encoding PIN domain-containing protein, which translates to MISLKKLKSTVYGKKVLIDSNIIIYLTDMIQPYDALSKELFTIIEEGKAEAVISIISVVEVMQGPIKAGKADIAIEVKDYLVNFPNCQCLNITYDVLEKIGNDGRINWKALRSIDSLIIASGLYSEVDL; encoded by the coding sequence TTGATTTCATTAAAGAAGCTGAAAAGTACCGTCTACGGGAAAAAAGTGCTTATTGACAGCAATATCATCATATATTTAACGGATATGATTCAGCCCTATGACGCTTTATCAAAAGAATTATTTACCATTATAGAAGAAGGAAAAGCGGAAGCGGTCATCTCTATTATCTCTGTCGTTGAAGTCATGCAGGGCCCAATAAAAGCCGGAAAAGCGGATATTGCAATTGAGGTGAAAGATTACCTTGTTAATTTCCCGAACTGTCAATGCCTGAACATAACCTACGATGTTTTGGAAAAAATAGGAAATGATGGCAGGATAAACTGGAAAGCGCTGCGATCCATTGATAGCCTGATAATTGCTTCCGGTCTCTATTCCGAAGTCGATCTTTT